From the Paenibacillus sp. MMS20-IR301 genome, the window CAATATCCCTTGCCTCCGGCGCAAACCGCTCTGCCAGCATAACTACATATACCTGCAGCCCTGGAACATTCATGAAGGCGAGCAGCCCCATGAAGAAGATGGTGACCAGGGCAGCGGTTTTGAACGGAGCCGTGAAGGTGAAGATCAGCAGCACGGCGGCCTGGAGGGCGAACATATAGAACAAGGCGTTCAACGGCTTGCGGTTCGCTGCTTTGCCGCCGATGACATTGCCGACAGCAATGGCGATGCCGTAGAGGAGCAGGATAACAGCGACGGTGCTCTCACGGAAGCCGCTGATTTCATGCAGCAGCGGCGACAGATAGGTGAAGACGACGAACGTTCCGCCATAGCCGAGAGCCGTAATGGCGAAAGCCAGCAGCAGCCGGCCGTTTGTCACCAGCTTGACCTGCCCGCGCAGCGGCGTACGGCTTCCCTTGCGCAGCCCGGACGGCACGAGCAGCAGGTTAGCGGCCAGCGCGATAATGCCGGTGGCCGCAATGGCGAGGAAGGCTGCCCGCCAGCTGAGCTGCTGTCCGAGGAACGTGCCGAGCGGCACGCCGGTCACGGTCGCGACCGTAAGGCCGGTGAACATCATTGAGATGGCGCTGGCCCTGCGGTCCCCTGGAACCAGGTCGGCGGCGATGGTCGAGGCGATTGACATGAACAGGCCGTGCGCGAGGGCGGATATGACCCGCGCCGCCAGCAGCAGGCCGATCCCGCCTGCTGCGGCGGCCATACTGTTGCCGGCGATGAATAGAACCATCAGCGAGAGCAGCAGGATTTTGCGGGAGACGCTGGCAGTCAGCGACGTCAGCACAGGCGCACCGAAGGTTACGCCGAGCGCATAGAGGGTTACGGTTAATCCGGCGGTGGTCACGGATATATTCAGGTCATCAGCAATGAGGGGCAGCAGCCCGACGCTGATAAACTCGGTTGTTCCAATCGCAAAGGCGCTGATCGCCAGAGCCAGCAGCGCGAGGGTGCTTCTTCTTGAATCGAGAGACATGTGCTTCACTCCTACTATGGTAATCACCGGCCGGTAAATGCTATTATGGGATACAGCTGCCCGTATGGATAGTACGTACTTTAAAGTACTATAGGTACTAAAAAGTACCTGTAGACTACAGCTGTAGATTGCGGCTGCGGGCATTATAGGTGTGTAGCGGATTACCCGGAGGAATATACAGGAGGAATATGAATGGCTAAAAAATATAATATTTCAGTCGAAGCTACCCTTGAGGTCATCGGCGGCAAATGGAAGTGTGTCATTCTCTGCCATCTGACACATGGCAAGCTGCGTACAAGTGATTTGAAGCGCCATATGCCGAATATTACACAGAAAATGCTGACCCAGCAGCTGCGGGAGCTGGAGCAGGACGGCATCGTTAACCGGATCAGCTACAATCAGGTACCGCCCAAGGTAGAGTATGAGCTTAGCGATTACGGACGGACACTCGGATCGATTCTGGACTCCCTGTGCGCCTGGGGCGAGCGGCATATCATTAGGGAGTACGGCGATAAATTTGCCGTGCTTGAAGATAATGTGCTGAACCCTAAGTAGGTCCGGCTGCTGCCGGACGGTACGGAAGCTGATGAAGATCAGGAGTAACTGCTAAGAATACACAAAGACCGC encodes:
- a CDS encoding MFS transporter, which translates into the protein MSLDSRRSTLALLALAISAFAIGTTEFISVGLLPLIADDLNISVTTAGLTVTLYALGVTFGAPVLTSLTASVSRKILLLSLMVLFIAGNSMAAAAGGIGLLLAARVISALAHGLFMSIASTIAADLVPGDRRASAISMMFTGLTVATVTGVPLGTFLGQQLSWRAAFLAIAATGIIALAANLLLVPSGLRKGSRTPLRGQVKLVTNGRLLLAFAITALGYGGTFVVFTYLSPLLHEISGFRESTVAVILLLYGIAIAVGNVIGGKAANRKPLNALFYMFALQAAVLLIFTFTAPFKTAALVTIFFMGLLAFMNVPGLQVYVVMLAERFAPEARDIASAVNIVAFNAGIAIGAYLGGLVTSHLGLIHTAWAGAVMVFGAVLLTAWSRALEQRDERALTKV
- a CDS encoding winged helix-turn-helix transcriptional regulator; translated protein: MAKKYNISVEATLEVIGGKWKCVILCHLTHGKLRTSDLKRHMPNITQKMLTQQLRELEQDGIVNRISYNQVPPKVEYELSDYGRTLGSILDSLCAWGERHIIREYGDKFAVLEDNVLNPK